One Haloarchaeobius amylolyticus genomic window, CATCCGGGTCGTGTTCACGAAGTTACTCCGCTGGTACGCACAGCAACTCGACGACGAGCTGCCGGCAGAGGAGACGCTGCAGATCCTGCTCGACGCATCGGACCTCGAAGTTACGTACTGAATCTGGTATATTCTCGGTTGGTTCTCGGCCCGGTAGCGACGACACCCGAGACGATGGACTCGAGATTATCGATAGACAGCAGCGCGATTCTCGGTTCGTTTCTCCCCTCGTATCGAGTCGTGAGTCGAGGGCCGATTCGGCGTTCGAAATGATACGGGCCTTGATAGTAGTATGCTTCTATGGACTATCTGGGGCGCATCCCCACCCAGGAAAATGATAGTGGACAATACAACGAACGGCGAACGCGGCCAGGTGGGCATCGGTACGCTCATCATCTTCATCGCGATGGTGCTGGTCGCCGCGGTTGCAGCTGGCGTGCTCATCAACACGGCCGGGCTGCTCGAGTCGACGGCCTCCGACACGGGCGCGGACTCGCAAGCACAGGTTTCCAACCAGATCGACGTGGTCACGGCTGTCGGTGAGACCGACAGCAACGGTGACGTGGACACGCTGAACTTCACGGTCAAGAAGTCCGCCGGTTCGGACAATCTCGACCTCAACGACACGACCATAGAATATCAATCGGATAACGCGAGGCAAACTCTCGCACACTCCGACTCCGGGGCAAGCGGGACTGCCTTCGGCACTGAAGTCCTCAAGGGCGATACTAACGATGTCCTGGACAACACCAGTGAAAGAATCAAGATTACCATCGACCTCAGCAGTAGCGGCCTCAGTAGTGTCCTACCTGAAGGTGGCGACGCAACGGTTCGTTTCGTCGACCAGTCTGGTGCGACGACGATCTACGGCGTGAACGTTCCGGATACCATCTCCGGCGAGAAATTTGTGCAGGTGTAACAATGTTCGCAACTATTACAGAAGACGACGGCGACCGCGGTCAGGTCGGTATCGGCACGCTGATCATCTTCATCGCGATGGTGCTCGTCGCTGCTGTCGCAGCTGGCGTGCTCATCAACACGGCCGGGCTGCTCGAGTCGACGGCCTCCGACACGGGCCAGGACGCACAGTCCGAAGTC contains:
- a CDS encoding archaellin/type IV pilin N-terminal domain-containing protein; protein product: MIVDNTTNGERGQVGIGTLIIFIAMVLVAAVAAGVLINTAGLLESTASDTGADSQAQVSNQIDVVTAVGETDSNGDVDTLNFTVKKSAGSDNLDLNDTTIEYQSDNARQTLAHSDSGASGTAFGTEVLKGDTNDVLDNTSERIKITIDLSSSGLSSVLPEGGDATVRFVDQSGATTIYGVNVPDTISGEKFVQV